One stretch of Nitrospirota bacterium DNA includes these proteins:
- a CDS encoding valine--tRNA ligase yields MSELEKNYRFEDEMKWYELWEKKGFFRPEVNPDGEAYSIVIPPPNVTGSLHMGHALNATLQDILIRWKRMHGYRALWLPGTDHAGIATQNVVERELAKEGIDRFTLGRKEFIRKVWEWKGEYGERIISQLKRLGASCDWSRQRFTLDEGLSEAVREVFVRLFQDGLIYRDLRLINWCPRCHTALSDLEVEHEDLEGKLIYIRYPLTDGSGYIVVATTRPETMLGDSAVAVHPEDSRYKDFIGKRIKLPLTRREVPIIADEMVDPNFGTGAVKVTPAHDFNDEAMARRQTPNLPFITVIAEDGTMTDTAGKKYAGLDRYECRRKVIEDLKELDLIEKEQKHVYSVGHCYRCKTIIEPFSTVQWYVNVKELAEDAIKAVRDERIQIIPEGWSNSYYAWMENIRDWCISRQIWWGHQIPVWYCPYCRTEEGQHHGDLIYISFHKPLNIGGDSVQAGTYTELRLRGLAPEDIMKNANTVKIDKSVTPICSRQDPGECPYCGSKELLRDPDVLDTWFSSALWPFSTLGWPEKTDDLETFYPTNVLITGFDILFFWVARMIMMGLKFMDDVPFRDVYIHALVRDLKGQKMSKSKGNVIDPLVLIDKYGADAFRFTLTAFAAQGRDIKFSEERVEGYKNFINKLWNASRFINTNIAGEQALPSSDKKWQKELDTPGRWILSRLAKTSDDINTALTEYRFNDAATSIYQFIWHEFCDWYIELSKPVIYNNTNNDALRRATLKCLLYILESSLRLLHPFMPFVTEEVWQTIPHKGETIMLSPFPHYRERDIEAEERMSYIMEAITGIRTIRGELNIAPSLELFALIRPYNKETEEILAENSLYISKLARTRELSIGTEVTKGKGVATSVKDHLEVYVPLEGLLNVDAEIKRLRKDLQKVEQSISSLDRKLLNEDFISKAPKNVVEKEKMKYNEFMQKKERIIESINKLEELRGKDNE; encoded by the coding sequence ATGAGTGAACTTGAGAAGAACTACAGGTTCGAAGATGAGATGAAATGGTATGAACTCTGGGAAAAGAAGGGATTTTTCAGACCAGAGGTGAATCCGGACGGAGAAGCATACAGCATAGTGATCCCCCCTCCGAATGTCACAGGCTCCTTACATATGGGACATGCCCTGAACGCAACCCTCCAGGATATACTTATCCGCTGGAAAAGAATGCATGGTTACAGGGCATTGTGGCTGCCGGGAACCGACCATGCAGGTATCGCAACACAGAATGTAGTAGAGAGAGAGCTGGCAAAGGAGGGAATTGACCGTTTTACCCTTGGCAGAAAGGAATTCATCCGGAAGGTGTGGGAGTGGAAGGGGGAATACGGGGAGAGAATAATCAGCCAGCTCAAGCGTCTGGGGGCCTCCTGTGACTGGTCAAGGCAGAGATTCACACTCGACGAGGGGCTTTCAGAGGCTGTCAGGGAGGTCTTTGTAAGACTCTTCCAGGATGGTCTGATTTACAGGGACCTCCGGTTGATCAACTGGTGCCCAAGATGCCATACAGCACTTTCCGACCTTGAGGTGGAGCATGAAGACCTTGAGGGAAAGCTCATATACATACGTTACCCCCTGACTGACGGCAGTGGATACATAGTAGTGGCCACTACAAGGCCTGAGACCATGCTTGGAGACAGTGCCGTGGCCGTACACCCGGAGGACAGCAGGTATAAAGACTTTATAGGCAAGAGAATCAAACTCCCCCTGACAAGGCGGGAGGTTCCCATAATTGCAGATGAGATGGTAGACCCCAACTTCGGCACCGGCGCTGTAAAGGTCACCCCTGCGCATGACTTTAATGACGAGGCAATGGCCAGAAGGCAGACCCCCAATCTGCCCTTTATCACGGTTATTGCCGAAGACGGAACAATGACGGATACAGCGGGGAAAAAGTATGCCGGACTTGACAGGTATGAATGCAGAAGAAAGGTGATTGAGGATTTAAAGGAACTCGACCTTATCGAGAAAGAACAAAAACACGTCTACTCCGTTGGACACTGTTACAGGTGCAAGACAATAATTGAACCCTTCTCAACAGTACAGTGGTATGTAAATGTCAAGGAACTTGCCGAAGATGCAATAAAGGCTGTACGGGACGAAAGGATTCAGATTATCCCCGAGGGCTGGTCAAACAGCTATTACGCGTGGATGGAGAATATAAGAGACTGGTGCATATCCAGACAGATATGGTGGGGCCATCAGATACCCGTCTGGTACTGTCCTTACTGCAGGACAGAGGAAGGACAACATCATGGAGACCTCATCTATATAAGCTTTCACAAGCCTCTGAATATCGGCGGAGACAGTGTTCAGGCCGGAACCTATACGGAATTAAGGCTGAGGGGCCTCGCTCCCGAAGATATCATGAAGAACGCCAATACCGTTAAAATAGATAAATCCGTGACCCCGATATGTTCAAGGCAGGACCCTGGAGAATGTCCGTATTGCGGCAGCAAGGAACTGCTCCGCGACCCCGATGTACTGGACACCTGGTTTTCCTCTGCCCTGTGGCCTTTTTCCACCCTCGGCTGGCCTGAGAAGACAGATGATCTTGAGACATTTTACCCCACGAATGTGCTGATTACAGGATTTGATATACTATTCTTCTGGGTTGCAAGGATGATAATGATGGGCCTGAAATTTATGGATGACGTACCATTCAGAGATGTTTATATTCATGCACTCGTCAGGGATCTGAAGGGACAGAAGATGAGTAAATCAAAGGGTAATGTAATTGATCCGCTCGTATTGATTGATAAATACGGGGCAGATGCCTTCAGGTTCACACTTACGGCCTTTGCCGCACAGGGAAGGGACATAAAATTCTCGGAGGAGAGGGTTGAGGGATACAAGAATTTCATTAACAAGCTCTGGAACGCCTCAAGGTTTATAAATACAAATATTGCTGGAGAACAGGCGTTGCCATCGAGCGATAAAAAATGGCAGAAAGAGCTTGATACTCCGGGAAGATGGATACTGAGCAGGCTCGCAAAGACTTCAGACGACATTAACACTGCACTGACTGAATACAGGTTTAACGACGCTGCCACTTCAATCTACCAATTTATCTGGCACGAATTCTGTGACTGGTACATAGAACTCTCAAAACCCGTTATTTATAATAATACAAACAATGACGCACTCCGAAGGGCAACACTGAAATGCCTGCTTTATATCCTCGAAAGCTCTCTCAGGCTGCTGCATCCTTTTATGCCGTTTGTTACAGAGGAAGTCTGGCAGACAATTCCCCACAAGGGCGAGACCATCATGCTAAGTCCGTTCCCCCACTACAGGGAGAGAGATATTGAGGCCGAAGAGCGGATGTCCTATATCATGGAAGCTATCACTGGAATAAGGACGATTCGCGGTGAATTAAACATAGCACCGTCTCTTGAGCTCTTCGCACTCATCAGGCCCTACAATAAGGAAACAGAGGAAATACTTGCCGAAAACTCCCTGTACATAAGTAAACTGGCAAGGACGAGGGAACTCAGCATCGGGACAGAGGTTACAAAAGGAAAGGGAGTAGCCACTTCGGTCAAGGACCACCTTGAGGTTTATGTCCCGCTCGAAGGGCTGTTGAATGTCGATGCGGAAATCAAAAGACTCAGGAAGGATCTGCAAAAGGTCGAGCAATCCATTTCGTCTCTGGACAGGAAACTTCTCAATGAAGATTTTATAAGCAAGGCACCAAAGAATGTTGTTGAGAAAGAAAAAATGAAGTATAATGAATTTATGCAAAAGAAGGAGAGGATTATCGAGAGCATAAATAAACTGGAAGAGCTCAGGGGGAAAGATAATGAGTGA
- a CDS encoding response regulator — translation MSKKLLLADDSITIQKVVELILADEGFEIKSVGDGEHAWAVIKEFMPDIVLADIEMPKMNGYQLCEKIKEDENTMGIPVILLAGAFEPIDEDLLKEVGADDYIVKPFESQELISKINAIFAEKEMLEEEGVAETLEEEFEVSEGETVETAETFETAETVGHLETAETAESSETETVEEWEKEELTMEPSLEPSEETFALEEELTFEEDDETLEELEEIKDEELSLTGDRAAVGEERQGQAVPLPGTEEMKSMFKAIAEEKISEMVNSLDSNEFYAAFTSSVEDRMKEMLESFDLQAAILDSVNSLMKPAVEKIILDTAPRLMEETISNMMEELSSSLKQQIEKIIWETVPDLAETIINREVEEIKSIL, via the coding sequence ATGAGCAAAAAACTGCTTTTGGCTGATGACAGTATAACCATTCAGAAGGTCGTTGAACTTATACTCGCTGATGAGGGGTTTGAGATCAAATCGGTTGGAGACGGAGAACATGCCTGGGCTGTAATAAAAGAATTCATGCCGGATATAGTCCTTGCAGATATAGAGATGCCAAAGATGAACGGCTATCAGTTGTGTGAAAAGATCAAGGAGGATGAGAACACAATGGGAATTCCCGTTATTCTCCTTGCCGGAGCCTTTGAGCCGATTGATGAAGACCTGCTAAAAGAGGTCGGGGCTGATGATTATATTGTAAAACCCTTTGAATCCCAGGAACTTATCAGCAAGATAAACGCAATATTTGCAGAAAAAGAGATGCTGGAAGAAGAAGGTGTAGCCGAGACACTTGAAGAGGAGTTTGAAGTAAGTGAAGGCGAAACCGTTGAAACTGCTGAAACTTTTGAAACTGCCGAAACGGTTGGACACCTGGAAACTGCTGAAACGGCTGAAAGCTCTGAAACAGAGACGGTAGAAGAATGGGAAAAAGAGGAATTGACCATGGAACCTTCTCTGGAACCCTCTGAGGAGACATTTGCACTGGAAGAAGAGCTGACTTTTGAGGAAGACGATGAAACCCTGGAAGAACTCGAAGAGATAAAAGATGAAGAGCTATCCCTGACCGGAGACAGGGCCGCAGTTGGAGAAGAAAGACAGGGACAGGCAGTTCCGCTCCCGGGAACAGAAGAAATGAAGTCTATGTTCAAGGCTATTGCCGAAGAAAAAATTTCAGAGATGGTCAATTCACTTGACAGCAATGAGTTTTATGCCGCCTTTACATCTTCAGTTGAGGACAGGATGAAGGAGATGCTGGAGTCTTTTGATCTGCAGGCTGCTATATTGGACAGCGTCAACAGCCTCATGAAACCGGCAGTAGAGAAGATTATACTTGACACCGCCCCCCGACTCATGGAAGAGACCATCAGTAATATGATGGAAGAGTTAAGTTCCTCGTTAAAACAGCAGATTGAAAAGATCATATGGGAAACCGTCCCTGACCTTGCCGAGACCATTATTAACCGGGAGGTCGAGGAGATTAAGTCTATACTCTGA
- the larB gene encoding nickel pincer cofactor biosynthesis protein LarB: protein MDASLLNELLQKVKDGTLSPEKAVEKLRSLPFEAIDSSHVDHHRALRQGIPEVVFAEGKTVDEVLRISKAIYKKSRKLLITRADENIRKALRIKGAKHYPRSGIIMAGGAKSGSGLVLVVTAGTSDIAVAEEASLTASFLGSRVETVYDVGVAGIHRLFAYMDLIREARVIVVVAGMEGALPSVVGGIADSVVIGVPASTGYGTSFGGLTALFAMLNSCVPGIAVVNIDNGFGAGCLAHRINTGTKR from the coding sequence ATGGATGCTTCTTTATTGAACGAATTGCTTCAGAAGGTAAAAGACGGAACCTTGTCACCCGAGAAGGCTGTGGAGAAATTAAGATCCCTGCCGTTTGAGGCTATTGATTCCTCACACGTGGACCATCACAGGGCTTTGAGACAGGGTATCCCTGAGGTGGTCTTTGCTGAAGGGAAGACGGTCGATGAGGTTTTGAGGATATCAAAGGCGATCTATAAGAAGAGCAGGAAACTGCTCATAACACGGGCAGATGAGAATATCCGTAAGGCACTCCGCATTAAAGGGGCAAAGCATTATCCGCGTTCCGGAATTATAATGGCAGGGGGGGCAAAGTCCGGCAGCGGCCTTGTACTCGTTGTTACAGCAGGGACATCGGATATCGCAGTGGCTGAAGAGGCCTCGCTCACGGCCTCTTTTCTTGGCAGCAGGGTTGAGACGGTTTATGATGTCGGTGTAGCAGGCATACACAGATTATTTGCATACATGGACCTCATCAGGGAGGCAAGGGTAATAGTGGTTGTTGCAGGCATGGAGGGTGCTCTTCCCTCTGTGGTTGGTGGTATTGCAGACAGTGTTGTCATCGGGGTACCCGCATCAACCGGTTACGGCACTTCCTTTGGGGGGCTTACCGCACTCTTTGCAATGCTCAACTCCTGTGTGCCGGGGATTGCGGTTGTCAATATTGATAACGGTTTTGGGGCAGGATGTCTTGCACACAGGATAAATACAGGGACTAAAAGATGA
- the mutS gene encoding DNA mismatch repair protein MutS: MAEQTPLMKQYFSIKQEHADAILFFRLGDFYEMFGEDARVASSVLSIALTTRDRGKERPTPMCGVPHFAAETYITRLINAGYKVAVCEQVEDPKEAKGIVKREVVRVITPGTHTPENPKENNFILSFYPDGKVHGISIADLSTGEFFLYETDRPVEDEIQRFEPKEILCPSHLKGHFHYLDTLNSYFTTYYEDWFFDYSEAYRKMLEHFKVYSLEVFGCEEMKAAVSSSGALINYLTENQKGAVVLRKPAVLKQGEYMFLDSVTKRNIELIHNMRDGSSEGTLLKILDETLTPMGGRFLRNAILKPLVNIEGIRDRHEAVENLIEGYELQETLRTYLRQVQDLERLSTRVLQRSANARDLIAIRTSVACLPEIRGALTKAHSPLLTKISGDVEDFSGLKDLIDRAINDDPPNGLKDGGIIKSGYRQDVDEFREMSTKGKDYISGLEMKEKESTGISSLKIGYNRVFGYYLEVTKSNLHMVPEHYIRKQTLVGAERYVTPELKEYENRVLGAEERLKALEYEVFMEVLKEVALSIEDLLGTAQAIGELDFLLSLAVTAKRYNYKKPLIDSTGRLEITDGRHPVLERGTSDEKFIPNSAYVDTEDHRLLIITGPNMAGKSTYMRQVALIVLMAQVGSFVPAAEARIGVVDRIFTRIGASDYLAKGQSTFMVEMIETANILYNATKESLIILDEVGRGTSTFDGISIAWAIAEYIANEIGARTLFATHYNELTELGITLPGVKNYNISVKEWGDEIIFLRKIERGPADKSYGIQVARLAGLPEPVIDRAKEVLNNLEKSEFTEFGTPRVMGRNTRRKASQLDLFSVNYEPIVNKLLGIDTSCLTPDEAVKRLLEIRKMAEDLQ; this comes from the coding sequence ATGGCAGAACAGACCCCCCTCATGAAACAGTACTTCAGTATAAAGCAGGAACATGCCGACGCCATACTCTTCTTTCGCCTTGGTGATTTTTACGAGATGTTCGGTGAGGATGCCCGTGTGGCCTCCTCCGTCCTTTCGATAGCCCTCACAACGCGTGACAGGGGAAAGGAAAGACCCACCCCCATGTGCGGGGTCCCTCATTTTGCTGCAGAGACCTATATAACCAGACTGATAAATGCAGGTTACAAGGTTGCCGTCTGTGAACAGGTTGAAGACCCCAAGGAGGCAAAGGGGATTGTAAAAAGAGAGGTTGTCAGGGTTATCACTCCGGGTACGCATACGCCTGAAAACCCCAAGGAAAACAACTTTATACTCAGTTTTTATCCTGACGGCAAGGTCCACGGCATCTCAATCGCAGACCTTTCAACCGGTGAATTCTTTCTTTACGAGACCGACCGACCGGTTGAGGACGAGATCCAGAGGTTTGAACCAAAGGAGATTCTCTGCCCGTCTCACCTCAAGGGTCATTTCCACTACCTCGATACACTGAACAGCTATTTTACGACCTATTATGAGGACTGGTTTTTTGACTACTCCGAGGCATACAGGAAGATGCTTGAACATTTTAAGGTCTATTCCCTTGAAGTCTTCGGCTGTGAGGAGATGAAGGCAGCAGTATCTTCCTCCGGAGCGCTCATCAACTATCTCACGGAAAACCAGAAGGGCGCTGTTGTACTCAGGAAACCTGCTGTGCTCAAGCAGGGTGAGTATATGTTCCTTGATTCCGTTACCAAGAGGAACATCGAACTGATACATAACATGAGAGACGGCTCATCCGAGGGTACCCTGCTCAAAATACTGGATGAAACATTGACGCCAATGGGCGGAAGGTTCCTCAGAAATGCCATATTAAAACCCCTTGTCAACATAGAAGGTATCAGAGACCGTCATGAGGCCGTTGAAAACCTTATAGAGGGCTACGAGCTGCAGGAGACCCTAAGAACCTATCTCAGGCAGGTTCAGGACCTTGAGAGGCTCTCCACAAGGGTGCTCCAGCGCAGTGCAAACGCCCGCGACCTTATTGCGATCAGGACATCAGTGGCATGTCTTCCTGAAATAAGAGGTGCCCTTACGAAGGCCCACTCCCCGCTACTCACGAAAATTTCCGGTGATGTGGAGGATTTCAGCGGATTGAAAGACCTGATTGATCGGGCGATTAATGATGATCCGCCCAATGGTCTGAAAGACGGCGGGATAATAAAGTCAGGCTACAGACAGGATGTGGATGAATTCAGGGAAATGTCCACAAAGGGGAAGGACTACATCTCGGGGCTTGAGATGAAAGAGAAGGAATCAACAGGCATATCGTCACTGAAGATCGGTTATAACAGAGTTTTTGGTTATTATCTTGAGGTTACAAAATCAAACCTCCATATGGTGCCTGAACATTACATCAGGAAGCAGACCCTTGTGGGGGCCGAGAGGTACGTCACCCCGGAGTTAAAGGAATACGAAAACAGGGTGCTCGGCGCTGAGGAGAGGCTCAAGGCCCTTGAGTATGAAGTCTTTATGGAAGTACTCAAAGAGGTTGCTCTTTCAATTGAAGACCTTCTCGGGACTGCTCAGGCGATAGGAGAGCTTGACTTCCTTCTCTCACTTGCTGTGACTGCAAAAAGATACAACTATAAAAAACCCCTGATTGACAGTACGGGAAGACTTGAAATTACAGACGGAAGGCATCCGGTGCTTGAAAGGGGCACCTCTGATGAGAAGTTTATCCCGAACAGCGCTTATGTTGATACGGAAGACCACAGGCTCCTGATCATAACAGGTCCGAACATGGCGGGGAAATCAACGTATATGAGGCAGGTTGCACTGATCGTGCTGATGGCCCAGGTCGGCTCCTTTGTCCCCGCGGCAGAGGCCAGAATAGGGGTTGTGGACAGGATATTTACAAGGATCGGGGCCTCGGATTACCTTGCAAAGGGCCAGAGCACGTTTATGGTGGAAATGATAGAGACCGCAAACATCCTTTATAACGCAACGAAAGAGAGCCTGATAATACTTGACGAGGTGGGCAGGGGGACAAGCACCTTTGATGGAATAAGCATAGCCTGGGCAATAGCTGAGTACATTGCAAACGAGATTGGTGCAAGGACCCTCTTTGCCACCCATTATAATGAGCTGACAGAGCTCGGAATCACTTTGCCTGGAGTAAAAAACTACAATATCTCCGTCAAGGAGTGGGGTGATGAGATAATATTTCTGAGAAAGATCGAACGGGGCCCTGCTGACAAGAGTTACGGAATTCAGGTGGCACGCTTGGCAGGATTGCCAGAGCCTGTGATAGACAGGGCAAAGGAGGTGCTGAATAATCTTGAAAAATCAGAGTTTACTGAATTCGGCACACCAAGGGTTATGGGCAGGAATACCCGCAGAAAGGCGTCGCAGCTTGACCTGTTTTCAGTAAACTATGAGCCGATTGTAAATAAACTCCTCGGCATTGACACCTCATGCCTGACCCCTGATGAGGCAGTCAAGCGTCTGCTTGAAATACGCAAGATGGCGGAAGACCTTCAATAA
- a CDS encoding NYN domain-containing protein, giving the protein MGNILINQSVAILCDGNNIERSIHELSKSKNTMINFDKLIPKLLNDRGLNRLLYFREGKSISSKFAERLHENYYGSVLPCHKSADIPLSIKATQLASKVDTIIIMSGDADFVDLVTHLKGEGVRVEIAAVRKTTARILIEEADYFHEITKEDWFIYKAPRKTKQKRPDSSQG; this is encoded by the coding sequence ATGGGAAATATACTAATCAATCAATCGGTAGCTATCCTTTGCGACGGGAATAATATTGAACGGAGCATCCACGAGCTCTCCAAATCAAAAAATACAATGATCAATTTCGATAAACTGATCCCGAAATTACTTAATGACAGGGGGTTGAACAGACTGCTTTATTTTCGGGAAGGCAAGTCCATTTCTTCCAAATTCGCTGAAAGGCTGCACGAAAATTATTATGGATCGGTTCTTCCGTGTCATAAGTCAGCCGATATCCCCCTTTCCATCAAGGCAACACAACTTGCCTCAAAGGTAGACACTATTATCATTATGTCAGGCGATGCAGATTTTGTGGATTTGGTTACGCATCTGAAAGGGGAGGGTGTAAGGGTAGAAATTGCTGCTGTAAGAAAAACAACTGCCAGGATATTAATTGAAGAAGCAGACTATTTTCACGAGATAACCAAGGAAGACTGGTTTATATACAAGGCACCGAGAAAGACAAAACAAAAAAGACCTGACAGTTCACAAGGATAG
- a CDS encoding putative toxin-antitoxin system toxin component, PIN family — protein MIKAVFDTNIYISAFITPGGKAEEAYLLTVEKKVELYTSIPILTETAGKLKEKFLWSNEQITATIKHIGSVSTVVKPGSRIKVLHDEPDNRILECAEHSKADFLVTGNRHLLDLKKYGQTRIIKLAEFLRKIG, from the coding sequence GTGATCAAGGCCGTATTTGATACAAATATCTACATTTCAGCATTTATTACACCTGGAGGCAAAGCAGAGGAAGCATACCTCCTTACTGTTGAAAAAAAGGTAGAACTCTATACCTCTATACCGATCCTTACCGAAACGGCAGGAAAGCTCAAAGAGAAGTTCCTGTGGAGTAACGAACAGATAACAGCTACAATCAAACATATCGGCTCTGTTTCAACCGTTGTTAAACCAGGGAGCAGGATCAAGGTATTGCATGATGAACCTGATAACAGAATCCTCGAATGCGCAGAACATTCAAAAGCAGATTTTCTTGTCACCGGGAACAGGCATCTTCTTGATTTAAAGAAATACGGACAGACAAGGATTATAAAACTTGCGGAATTTCTCAGGAAAATCGGATAA
- a CDS encoding CopG family transcriptional regulator: MEKRQRVAITISVPPETAQEYRKIAKIQGETISQLFREMFELYKEEKLKKEFYSLQRYGARRARELKITEEDIEKIVFEGR; the protein is encoded by the coding sequence ATGGAAAAAAGGCAGAGGGTAGCCATAACCATATCCGTGCCCCCTGAGACTGCACAGGAGTACAGAAAGATAGCAAAGATTCAAGGGGAAACGATTAGCCAGCTCTTCCGGGAAATGTTTGAACTGTACAAGGAGGAAAAACTCAAAAAAGAGTTCTATTCTCTGCAGAGGTACGGTGCAAGGAGAGCCAGGGAGCTGAAAATCACCGAGGAAGATATCGAAAAAATCGTTTTCGAAGGCCGGTAG
- the ahcY gene encoding adenosylhomocysteinase, with amino-acid sequence MIEDKIVVEDFKVADISLAEWGRKEISIAETEMPGLMALRQEFGQEKPLSGARVAGCLHMTIQTAVLIETLVELGAEVRWSSCNIFSTQDHAAAAIAARGIPVFAWKGESEEEYDWCIEQTLLWPDGKPLNMILDDGGDLTQIVHDRYPEYLKEIRGISEETTTGVHRLYEMMREGTLGCPAFNVNDSVTKSKFDNLYGCRESLLDGIKRATDVMIAGKIAVVAGYGDVGKGCAQSLRGQGARVLITEIDPICALQAAMEGYEVVTMEDAAPIADIFITTTGCKDVICRQHMDVMKDQAIVCNIGHFDIEIDVASVFNDPSLKKVNIKPQVDQVIWPEGKAVTILAEGRLVNLGCATGHPSFVMSNSFTNQVMAQMELWNNPDNYENKVYVLPKHLDEKVAQLHLGKLGVKLTTLTDAQSEYLGIPREGPFKPDYYRY; translated from the coding sequence ATGATTGAGGACAAAATTGTTGTTGAGGATTTCAAGGTAGCGGATATTTCCCTTGCCGAATGGGGAAGAAAGGAGATATCCATTGCTGAAACCGAAATGCCAGGGTTGATGGCGCTTCGTCAGGAATTCGGACAGGAAAAACCACTTAGTGGAGCCCGGGTAGCAGGGTGTCTCCATATGACGATACAGACTGCTGTATTGATAGAGACCCTGGTTGAATTAGGGGCTGAGGTCCGCTGGTCATCATGCAATATATTTTCCACACAGGATCATGCTGCGGCAGCCATAGCAGCCCGTGGTATTCCGGTATTTGCATGGAAGGGAGAAAGCGAGGAAGAATATGACTGGTGTATAGAGCAGACGCTCTTATGGCCTGACGGAAAACCACTTAACATGATTCTTGATGACGGCGGGGATCTTACCCAGATTGTTCATGACCGCTACCCTGAGTATCTGAAGGAAATCCGCGGTATTTCCGAGGAGACGACCACAGGAGTTCATCGTCTTTATGAAATGATGCGTGAAGGCACCCTTGGCTGTCCTGCCTTTAATGTAAATGATTCCGTCACAAAATCGAAGTTTGACAATCTATACGGCTGCCGTGAGTCCCTGCTGGACGGGATAAAGAGGGCCACTGATGTAATGATAGCCGGCAAGATAGCGGTTGTAGCCGGCTATGGTGATGTCGGCAAGGGATGCGCCCAGTCTTTAAGGGGTCAGGGTGCCAGGGTTCTTATTACAGAAATAGACCCGATATGCGCTCTTCAGGCCGCCATGGAGGGTTATGAGGTTGTTACCATGGAGGATGCCGCACCCATTGCGGATATATTCATTACCACTACGGGGTGCAAGGACGTTATCTGCAGACAGCATATGGATGTGATGAAGGATCAGGCCATAGTCTGTAACATAGGGCATTTTGATATAGAAATAGATGTTGCCTCGGTCTTTAACGACCCATCGCTTAAGAAGGTAAATATAAAGCCGCAGGTTGACCAGGTGATCTGGCCTGAGGGCAAGGCCGTAACAATACTTGCCGAAGGGCGCCTTGTAAACCTCGGATGTGCCACAGGTCATCCTTCTTTTGTCATGTCAAACAGTTTTACGAACCAGGTTATGGCCCAGATGGAGCTCTGGAACAATCCTGACAATTACGAAAACAAGGTTTATGTGCTCCCAAAACATCTGGATGAAAAGGTTGCCCAGTTGCATCTGGGAAAGTTGGGTGTAAAGCTGACCACGCTTACCGATGCCCAGTCCGAGTATCTCGGTATTCCCAGGGAAGGGCCGTTCAAGCCGGACTATTACAGGTATTAA
- a CDS encoding type II toxin-antitoxin system HicB family antitoxin, whose translation MSYKVSIIIEKDEYGYYAYAPELEGCQTQGETIDEVMVNIKEAIELYLETLTEEEIREAMSKEILTTTLEVQVA comes from the coding sequence ATGTCATACAAAGTAAGCATAATAATTGAAAAAGATGAATATGGGTATTACGCCTATGCACCGGAACTGGAAGGATGTCAGACTCAGGGTGAGACAATAGACGAAGTAATGGTAAACATAAAAGAGGCAATTGAACTTTATTTGGAGACACTTACGGAAGAGGAAATTAGGGAAGCGATGAGCAAGGAAATCCTAACAACAACTTTAGAGGTTCAGGTTGCCTAA
- a CDS encoding type II toxin-antitoxin system HicA family toxin, whose translation MPKLPRLTPQEAESMLLKDGYEFIRSKGSHRIYIKGTRRMIIPFHTGKILHPKIVKQVIKAIETKEY comes from the coding sequence TTGCCTAAACTTCCACGACTTACACCTCAGGAAGCAGAATCAATGCTCCTGAAGGATGGATATGAATTTATCAGAAGCAAAGGTAGTCACAGGATTTACATCAAGGGGACAAGACGAATGATAATTCCATTTCACACCGGCAAAATCTTACATCCCAAAATTGTCAAACAAGTTATCAAAGCAATAGAAACGAAAGAATATTAA
- a CDS encoding type II toxin-antitoxin system HicB family antitoxin, producing MHNEFTAIIEKDGDWYIAYCPEIPGANGQGKTKEECLKSLSEAIKLILEDRRQNGMRGIPQDAISEVVAVE from the coding sequence ATGCACAATGAATTTACTGCAATAATTGAAAAAGATGGAGATTGGTACATTGCATATTGTCCTGAAATACCAGGAGCCAATGGTCAGGGCAAGACAAAAGAAGAATGTCTTAAGAGCTTGTCAGAAGCCATTAAATTGATTTTAGAGGATAGAAGGCAGAATGGTATGCGAGGAATTCCACAGGATGCAATATCTGAAGTTGTAGCAGTTGAATGA